One Denticeps clupeoides chromosome 10, fDenClu1.1, whole genome shotgun sequence genomic window carries:
- the LOC114797941 gene encoding uncharacterized protein LOC114797941, with translation MHASIWKINDLPTIRRCSTCCSNYHCPQCPVTKFKTASFARARIHETVHLRNGIFFNEFIINKCKLDCRKEGHHHCPICSMTFVRRDVFVSHLLSCKSTSSASSSALSSVPEPNVSTVQSSDDTTETPIPPFKIVAPVDPKQIQSLSLKAQPRVNTHPNNSESFPFAALKTEPGASEYVHVIPFKMEPEDSEQFEFPSIKVASEDSKQNKVAQIKTEPEKTIQLKPLEVEPEHFELFPLCSIKTEPVKCQEILTKPIKMEPEDSKQFRSLPIKRKLQGSERISGTPNKSKPEIPGESQLFPVPQSPDKTSPESLSEDIVPPPASIVILCSYSKAFCNLTL, from the exons ATGCACGCGTCAATTTGGAAAATAAACGATCTTCCTACAATAAGGCGATGTTCAACGTGTTGCTCAAATTATCACTGTCCTCAATGTCCGGTGACAAAATTTAAAACGGCATCTTTTGCACGGGCAAGGATACACGAAACTGTACACTTAAGAAATGGTATTTTTTTCAATG AATTCATAATAAACAAATGCAAGCTTGACTGCAGAAAAGAAGGGCATCATCATTGCCCCATCTGCTCAATGACATTTGTGCGGAGAGATGTATTTGTCAGTCATTTACTCTCATGCAAGAGCACCTCCTCGGCCTCATCATCAGCCTTATCCTCAGTGCCAGAACCCAACGTTTCAACAGTGCAATCCTCAGACGACACAACTGAGACCCCAATCCCACCATTTAAGATAGTGGCACCCGTCGATCCCAAACAAATTCAGAGTCTGTCTCTGAAGGCGCAGCCACGTGTCAACACGCATCCAAACAATTCCGAATCCTTTCCTTTTGCAGCCTTAAAGACGGAGCCAGGAGCCTCAGAATACGTTCATGTGATACCCTTCAAGATGGAGCCAGAAGATTCAGAACAGTTTGAGTTCCCATCCATCAAGGTGGCATCAGAAGATTCCAAGCAGAACAAAGTGGCACAAATCAAGACAGAGCCTGAAAAAACAATTCAACTCAAACCATTGGAGGTGGAGCCAGAGCATTTTGAACTTTTCCCACTCTGTTCGATCAAGACAGAGCCAGTGAAGTGCCAAGAAATCCTTACCAAACCCATTAAAATGGAGCCAGAAGATTCTAAACAATTCAGGTCCCTGCCCATCAAGAGGAAGCTTCAAGGTTCTGAACGGATCTCAGGAACACCTAACAAGAGCAAGCCAGAAATCCCAGGAGAAAGTCAACTTTTTCCAGTCCCACAGTCGCCGGATAAAACATCTCCTGAATCGCTGTCTGAAGATATAGTGCCTCCCCCAGCTTCCATTGTTATATTATGTAGCTACTCTAAAGCGTTTTGTAACTTAACATTGTAA
- the LOC114797940 gene encoding dolichyl-diphosphooligosaccharide--protein glycosyltransferase 48 kDa subunit, translated as MAAEEASARLRSGGVPSAQTRGSRGDSMAPAGADRRGSKRGVWFLFSVLCACCLADVARGDGKTLVLLDNPNIKDTHSMFFRSLADRGFDLTFKTADDPSLSLIKYGQFLYDHLIIFSPSVEDFGGNINVETITAFIDGGGNVLVAASSDIGDPLRELGSECGIEFDEEKTAVIDHHNYDVSDPGEHTLIVADPENLLKAPTIVGKPTDKPILFKGVGMVADPENPLVLDILTGSSTSYSFFPDQPIKQYPHAVGKNTLLIAGLQARNNARVVFSGSLHFFSDAFFNAPVQKALPGSKRYEQPGNRDLAEALSRWVFKEAGVLRVGAVAHHPVGESTPPAAYTITDLVEYSIVIEMLSEGRWVPFDGDDIQLEFVRIDPFVRTYLKKNGGKYSIQFKLPDVYGVFQFKVDYNRLGYTHLYSSTQVSVRPLQHTQYERFIPSAYPYYASVFSMMAGLFVFSVVFLHMKEKEKSD; from the exons ATGGCGGCCGAGGAAGCGTCAGCGCGGCTCCGCAGCGGCGGCGTCCCATCTGCACAGACCCGGGGGAGTCGCGGCGATAGCATGGCGCCGGCCGGAGCGGACCGTCGTGGAAGTAAACGCGGCGTCTGGTTCCTCTTCTCCGTCCTGTGCGCCTGCTGCCTGGCGGACGTGGCGCGGGGAGACGGGAAGACGCTCGTTCTCCTGGACAACCCGAACATCAAGGACACCCATTCCATGTTCTTCCGCAGCCTGGCGG ATCGCGGCTTCGACCTGACGTTCAAGACCGCCGACGACCCCAGCCTGTCTCTGATCAAGTACGGCCAGTTCCTGTACGACCACCTCATCATCTTCTCCCCGTCTGTAGAAG ACTTTGGTGGCAACATCAACGTGGAGACCATCACGGCCTTTATTGACGGCGGCGGAAACGTACTTGTCGCTGCAAGTTCGGACATCG GTGACCCGCTGAGGGAGCTGGGCAGCGAATGTGGAATCGAATTTGATGAGGAGAAGACTGCTGTCATTGATCATCATAACTATGATGTTTCAGACCCTGGTGAG CACACGCTAATTGTAGCCGATCCAGAGAACCTCCTAAAAGCTCCAACCATTGTTGGCAAGCCCACAGACAAGCCCATCCTGTTCAAGGGTGTGGg CATGGTGGCTGACCCTGAGAACCCTCTGGTCCTGGACATTCTGACTGGTTCGTCCACTTCCTACTCGTTCTTCCCCGATCAGCCCATCAAGCAG TATCCACATGCTGTTGGGAAGAACACCCTCCTGATCGCAGGCCTGCAGGCCAGGAACAACGCCCGGGTCGTCTTTAGCGgctcacttcacttcttcagcGACGCCTTCTTCAATGCTCCTGTCCAGAAGGCCCTTCCTGGATCTAAAAG GTACGAGCAGCCTGGCAACAGGGATCTGGCTGAAGCTCTATCCCGCTGGGTGTTTAAAGAGGCCGGAGTTCTCAGGGTTGGTGCTGTTGCCCATCATCCTGTTGGTGAAAGCACTCCTCCTGCTGCCTACACCATAACGGATCTTGTG GAGTACAGCATCGTGATCGAGATGCTTTCTGAGGGTCGTTGGGTGCCATTTGACGGTGATGACATTCAGCTGGAGTTTGTGAGGATTGACCCCTTTGTCAGGACGTACCTCAAGAAAAATG GTGGGAAGTACAGCATCCAGTTCAAGTTGCCAGATGTATACGGAGTGTTCCAGTTTAAAGTTGATTACAACAGGCTGGGCTACACACACTTATACTCCTCTACCCAG GTGTCGGTCCGCCCGTTGCAGCACACCCAGTACGAGCGTTTCATCCCTTCTGCATACCCATACTACGCCAGTGTCTTCTCCATGATGGCGGGACTCTTTGTCTTTAGTGTCGTATTCCTCCATATGAAAGAAAAGGAGAAGTCAGATTAG